In Spirosoma pollinicola, the genomic window TCTAAGACGACGGTAAGCAGAGGGTCTGGAACGGAAGGCAGCACAAAGATATCCAAGCAGCAAGCACTTTTGTAACGTCTGAGCGAAAACCTAGATTATATACCCGATCGGCCAAATGCTTATCTTCAATCATCTGTTTAATAGACCTTAAAAATTCACTTTCTCGGCTGGTGTTAATGTTCTGACGGGCTACGCCCACCGTTTCTTACACCACCCTTGTGTTATGGGCTGCCCCTCTAAATTTACTATTTCGTCCTCACCCAGACTGGTAGAGGCATTAAAACAGGAACAATTGGTTTTCGTTGAACCCGAGAAGGCTTTGCTCGATATTTAAGCCACCTTCTGAGAAGGTGGTTACTCACTATCTAATAAGTAGAAGTAGGGTTTTCATCTGATTGTCGGCCATAGGCGACACGCGCGTTCTACCACGAACGCTACTACCCGATTGATAAGGGAATGGAGCTGTGCGCGCATAACAAGAATGTAATTTCCAAACATCTTCTTAGATCCGAGAGGAATCGTTAATTGTAATCAGCTGTCTAACAATTCTAAATACAAGGATTTTATTTTAAGCAAGATAACGATTATGTTAAAAATAGTCGAAGCCAGTTTATAAAAGAATCGGATAGAGAGTGTCTAAAATGAGAATCGTTCATGCAACGTTCAAGGCACTTAGAAAGAGCACCAACATCCCCCGCTTCAAAAATTAATGCATTTACTGAATTAGTTAACATATCTGGAATACCACCGACTGGAGTGGTAATAACAGGTAAGCCAAATGAGAAGGAGTCTAGCACCGCCATCGATAAACCTTGTGCATAACTGGGGATAGTTAAACATTCTTAATCGCTCTAAAGAAGATGTTCAGTTTCTTAAGATTACTATTTACTTGCTAATTAGTATCTATTTTAATGTAAAAAACATAGTCTTATTCTTCTTAGGTATTATAATAAAATACCCCAAAATTATTAGCCAATATAAAAAAAAGCAAAGCAAGGGGTTGATTAGTTTTGACGAAAATATGTAGAAAATCACGGTTAATAGACTTAGGCCATAAAATTCTATTATATTTTTTAATTCTGAAATTTTTTTTCTAAACAAGCTAACGTCTTGAAGGATATGAAAAACTAAAAATGATATAAAAATGGCAAAATTAATTACTGTTAATGATTTTACATAATGCAAACCTAAAATACAAAAGATAACATTAATTAGCAAAGTAATAACATTAATCCACATGTCAAGTTTTTCTAGTTTCATAGCAATAAGCATATTGGCCTGTAAAAATACAGTTGGGAACAATAGCATTGTAAGAAACATTTGTTGCGAATATATCGTTGCATTAATATACATTTGGCCAAATGCAATGTGTAAAATGTAATTAGCGAATGAATACACAAAAGAATAAGATAACAAGCCAAATAGAAAATATCCTATTTGAACTGTCCTATAAAAAGATTTAAAATTATTAATTTCTCCTTGATTAAATAATTTTATCAAAATCGGAAAGATAGATGATGAAACTATTATCGGTAATATTTGGGCTATAGCAAATAATTTATAGGAAATTTCGTAATTAGCTATATCTATGGGTGATAAAAATTTAGAAATTATGATTGTAGAGATCCGCCAATTTAATACAGAAGACGCACCGACAATAATAAAAGGCCAATTTGCAAATATTAATATTTTCAAGTCATTAATATTTATTTTATATTTATATATTTTTCTTATATTTAAAATATTAGATGAACCAAAAGTTAAAAACAAATTAAGTGAAATAAATCTCACTATAATCATAGCGATTGTCAAAATAAGTATTGAAAAAGGATAAATAAATAATAAACATGCAATAATAAATTTTAAGATGGATTCTATAGTTAAAATAATAAATGTTCTTTTTTGATCAAACATTGCTATGTTTAAGCCCTTTATGGCATTAATCATATTGTCAAAAATAATATTTAACCCAAATATTATAGCCAAAATATGAATTTCTCTGTTGTCATATAGAGCATAGATAATTATAATATTTACAAAGTAAAATACTACACCAAGAACTAATTGTATTTTAAAAAATTTACTCATTAAATCTTCTTTATCTATTGTAGTAGATATTTCTCTAATAAACCAATGTCCTAATCCAAGCTGTGAAAAAGCAATAATTAATTGACACATTACAGTAACTATTATATAATTTGAAAAGTCATAAGTTGAGTATTTCTTAGCGGTAATCACGAAAAAAATACTGAGTAAAATACTTTGCGAAACCTGAGCAAAGATTCCCCAGAAACTATTTTTGACAATTAAGTTTCTAGATATACTAGATATGGGTAATTCTATTTTTGTGAACATATTTGTTATTTGCCAGTTTTTCGGCTAATATTAATAAACAAAGCATTGTAGATAACAATACTACTATTCTTTTATCGTCTAAAGTGTTTGAAGTTATAAATGCAATCATCCAAGCAATAATTCCTGCTATTAAAAACATGATATTATAATTCACTTTCTTTCTTATATAAAATTTTACAGATTTAATAATCGGTAATAATATAATTATGAAAATAATTATAAATCCTAAAATACCACATTCAGCCAATATCTTTAAATAACCGCTTTCAGTACCGTAATAAACAAATTTATCATTTACTATATTATAAAGATAGTTATAATTTAGTAAATTGTAATTTTCGTACTGGCCCACACCAACACCCCAAATAGGATTGAGTTCAAAAGTTTGATACGCTTCGCTCCAGATCCTAGAGCGAATATTAAAAGAATCATCAATTGCTTCGCTACGATTAAAAATTACGAAAGCCTGTGGGAAATTATTTATAACTAAATAACTAAATACACATACTGTAAAAATAAAAATACGAAATTTAGCTTTACTCGAAATAGTTAAAAGAAATATACCTCCACATAATCCTAAAAACCCTGCCCTTCCTCCAGTCATAAATATCACAGTTACAACAATTAAAAATATAACTGTCTTGTAAATTATTTTTCTCGTTTCATCTTTTCCTATTCTAAATAAAAATAAGAAACCACACATAGAAAGAAATTGTGAATACATCTGAGAATCGTAAAAGAAACTTGGATATCGTATCATACCACTTTCGATCGTATTTGGGTTTAGCTCCGGATAAAATGAAAATTTTAAACCAACAGACAATTGAATTACAAAGAATATTATTGAAAGCAAACAACTTATTTTCAAATACTTTACTATATGTTCAATAAACTTATGATCATTTTTACAAACATCAATTACTATTTGTGCATATAAAAAAATGGAGAGATATTTTATGGTATTCAATAATGAGGGAAGAAAAAATTCAGATAATATACAACTGACACATAGAACTACGGTTAAAATACAGAATAAAATAAAATAGATTTGTTTAAAATTCAAGTTAAGTACAAAGTCTTTAATGAGAATAATAAGAATATAATATGAGAATCCATCAAATACTGTAAATGTTCCGTATTTTTCATTAGTAATATGTAAATCTATTAATGGAAAAAAAACCAATACCAAGGTTACATAAGATTTTTTTTTGTTGTTAGCTGTATGAAAACATATTATAAATAATAGAAGTGTAGATAGAGCAAGTATGTGTTTTAGTGACATCTATAGAATATGATTTTAAATATCGTTAAATTAGTATTTAAATGAGACTCAGTGATCATCCATCTTAAGAGGTGGTGATGAACTATTTTGCTATAACACCAGTGAACCGACCTGCTAGGTAGATGTACTCTTTAGCAAGTACAAAAAGCAATCTCATGTCGTCTTGAATGGATCGTCGGAGCGATTTGATCATCACATCGTTTGGTCACCGAAATGCTGATTTTTTGTTCTTTCAGTTCTTGTAAAAGATTTAAGGGAGTATGATATTCTGCTTTTGAGTAAGTGGAAAGGTTGTGAAGTAATCGAACTGGATATATACCTTGATCCTATTTATTTGGTAATCAGTGATTATCTTTTATCGTTATATTATGGCTTCGTCTTTTCAGTCCCAATTAGAACTTACCTATTACAACAAACAAATAAAAAAACTGTAATTACAAAATGATCCTAAATCGAGGCCAGTGTTTTTGCTAGGTCGACCTTCACTACTATTTGCAAAGAATTAACTTGTAAGCTTAGTTCTTTTTCCTGTTGATGAATCACTTTTCCTTCGATATCTGTGAAGCTGCCTGACGTAATTCTCACCCGCTGCAATGGAAAGAAAGTTTCTACCCGAATTAAAGAATAATCTATGTCATTGAGCATATACTTGAATGCTTCTATTTCAACATCTCATACCACAGCTGGTTTATTTTACCAAAACAGCTACCGAACGATACCTGTAATTCCAAATACCTGGTCGCGCTGGTGCTTTTCTAAATTAATAAAGCAATAGGAACTGAAAAGGAGCTCTTCGATTATTCTGATCCGATCCGACCATTGGCGTTTCTTTTTAACTAAAGGATAATAGACCTCTATATTTCGTTCTCGCAGCTTTTGGGCTTCTTTTTTTTCATTACGAGACTTTATAAAAAGTACGTACCAAGGCATAACTCGCTGCTCGTTTTCTTTACTTAAACAAATTCTTTAACTTTAACTCAGTAGTTCACTATTAAATTCACAGATCTAAGTTAGGAAATTATTATCGATTGTAAAAGCAATTGTATTTTACTTATGCTGGTAGTGGCTTAACTGCGTTTATCGGCAAAGAAAAACTGATTCATAAATAGGCCGATTGTTGTGTCATGTACCGCAACAGACTTCGAAAAGCAAATGGTTCGGCGAGTCAGTCGTTTCAGGCGTGTTCGAAGAGTAAGATGCTTCCGCTAAGGACTCTGTAAAGAGGCTTTACGGACTAAGCGTAATCGTTGATCCAGGCAATCAAAGTAGGCCTACCAAGAGTCCGTTATCCACCTGATTACCTCAATTTTAGCCCGCTCCAATAGACTTAGCAAATATCGAAAGGTTTGGTGAGTACGGCGGCCAAAAACGAAGGCAATAATCTCTCCTGTTCCTGCATCCTCCACCCACCACAGCCAGCGGGGTCGCTTTTTATTACCCACGTAGAACCACATCTCGTCAACTTTGAGACTCATCTTCAAGCCTCTATCGACGTACAAGGGGTTGACATGGACGACTTCACTGCCGCACGGGCGGCCCCGTTTTTTTTAAACTGAGCGCTAACGGTGTTCCGGTTGACGCCTAAAACACGGGCGGTATCACGTATCCCTGCTCCGTTGAGTACCATCTGAGTGATTTGCTCTTTGACCAAGGGGTCACGAGCCTTATGCGTGTAGGTTTGGACAAAGGTTCGACCGCAGTCATAGCATCGGTAGCGTTGGGTACCAGCGCGAGTGGTACCATACCGTTTGACGTGTTTGGTTTGCCCACAATGCTTACAGGAAACTGCTTCTAAGACCATTCACAAAGATACCCTATTCAACGCAGTTAAGCCATTACCCAAAAAAGTGTAATTGCATTATATATACAATTGGAAGTTGTTAGCATAGTTGTGGTTTAGTAACAGGTAATGTTAGGAACTGTTGCTTAATTTACTTTTTTTTTAGCTCCCGATAATCGCCATAGTTATGACTGTAATAATGCGACTCACCTTCTTTTACGCCGTTTAAGATAATTCTCAGGTTTGGTAAGCGTTGTTCTTTATACAAGGCATCTATCATTTTAATGTATTTCTTGGATGTGTGGTCATGCCGTACTAAGAACATAGTCGCATCGGCGAAAGGTGCAATTAACTGTGAGTCGGTTACTAAACCAACGGGTGGTGAATCAACAAGTATGTACTCGAAACGCTCCTTTAACTTGGTAAACAACTCGGCTAAGTGAGTGGAGCTTAACAATTCAGATGGATTTAGTGGTAACGAGCCCGCTGTAATGATGTAGTAATTCTCGTGACCAATAACGGGATGAAGTAAGTTGTCAATGTCGGCTTCGCCCGTCAGGTAATTGCTTAAACCTAACTTGTTTTCAAGATGCAGACTCTTATGGAGCTTAGGCTTGCGCATATCCATATCCACAATAACCGTTTTGCGATTGACAAGGGCTAAACTTGCGCCGAGGTTCAATGATATGAATGATTTCCCTTCGCCACTGATGCTGGAAGTAAACAGGATCACCTGATTCTTTTGGGCGTCGCCATTCAGGAAGAGCAGGTTGGTGCGCAAGGCCCGTATCTGCTCGCCAATGACTGAATGCATTCGCGATTTAAATACGAAGCTTTCAGTACCTACCTGCCGCTCTTTTATTACTTCGCCAATAATAGGAATCTGAGTAACCTCTTCTACATCTGCCCGACGCAGGACATGATCATTCACCATATCCTTAGCTGTGATAATGCCAATGGGTATAACCAAACCTACGAGAGAAAAGAGAGCGAAAATCATCATCCTAACAGGCTTCACCGGTTGACTGGTCGTATGTGCCGGGTCGACTATCCGGCTGTCGGAAACTCTGGACGCAGCCGAAAGGGCAGTCTCTTCCCGCTTTTGCAGCAGATAAGTATATAAGTTGTTCTTGATGCCCTGTTGCCGGGTAATGTTCAATAGGGCCCGTTCTTTACCAGGCACAGTACGAATCATACCCTCCATTCGCTGGTTGTTGGCAACGAGCTGATTTCGGTTACTGATTAACTGCTGTCGGATAGTCTCAATATTTTCACTTATAGCGGCATTCGTATTCTTCAATTGGCTGTCGAGCGATTCAATCAACGGACTACCTGAAGATGTCGTCTTTAACAAATCTTCTCGTTTTAATTCAAGTTCAGCCGCTTTTGTCAGCAAACTTGTTAAGATAGGCTCGCTTAATCCCAAGGTTGCAGGGGCGACACCTTTCCGTCCTGAATGACTCTGAACATATCTTTCAACATCCGCTAAAGCTCCCAGACGCATATTGACGTCATTGAGTTGCAAATCATTGTCCTTAACTGTCGTCAAGAATTTTTCGGCCTGTACGCTCAAATCTGTGATGCCGTGCGTTGACTTATATGATTCAACCTCTTTTTCGACGTTAGACAACTCGCCAGAAATCAGCGCCAGTCGATCCTCAATAAAATTAAGGGTACTGCTTGCCTGATTATTTTTATCGACAACAGCTTCTTTATTGTACTCGCTGATGAGTTGGTTTAAAATGGCTTCACCTCTACTAGGAACGGCTTCCTGTAAATTCATCACTAATACTGTGGAAAGCATCGTAGTTGATCCAATTTTTAGATTTCCCAAATAACCTTCAACCGCATCATTATGCAATGATACGGTAGCAAAAATGG contains:
- a CDS encoding IS1-like element transposase, encoding MVLEAVSCKHCGQTKHVKRYGTTRAGTQRYRCYDCGRTFVQTYTHKARDPLVKEQITQMVLNGAGIRDTARVLGVNRNTVSAQFKKNGAARAAVKSSMSTPCTSIEA
- a CDS encoding GumC family protein, producing the protein MNPNVYTPYQTADVESKYNLGTLLIRYVRNWPWFMLSILLAQAAAYIYLLYQPLVYNVQASVLIKDERKGISEQSAMKETNIFTQTKLVENEIEILRSYSLMDRVVTNLGLDVQYYRPTRTLKKHIYQESPIRLIVEKPTSQLYMEELKFLFVDSKMVKLNGHMYPVNQSIKTPYGQLRIFVRKPLSSKLKPIFATVSLHNDAVEGYLGNLKIGSTTMLSTVLVMNLQEAVPSRGEAILNQLISEYNKEAVVDKNNQASSTLNFIEDRLALISGELSNVEKEVESYKSTHGITDLSVQAEKFLTTVKDNDLQLNDVNMRLGALADVERYVQSHSGRKGVAPATLGLSEPILTSLLTKAAELELKREDLLKTTSSGSPLIESLDSQLKNTNAAISENIETIRQQLISNRNQLVANNQRMEGMIRTVPGKERALLNITRQQGIKNNLYTYLLQKREETALSAASRVSDSRIVDPAHTTSQPVKPVRMMIFALFSLVGLVIPIGIITAKDMVNDHVLRRADVEEVTQIPIIGEVIKERQVGTESFVFKSRMHSVIGEQIRALRTNLLFLNGDAQKNQVILFTSSISGEGKSFISLNLGASLALVNRKTVIVDMDMRKPKLHKSLHLENKLGLSNYLTGEADIDNLLHPVIGHENYYIITAGSLPLNPSELLSSTHLAELFTKLKERFEYILVDSPPVGLVTDSQLIAPFADATMFLVRHDHTSKKYIKMIDALYKEQRLPNLRIILNGVKEGESHYYSHNYGDYRELKKK
- a CDS encoding UpxY family transcription antiterminator, which encodes MPWYVLFIKSRNEKKEAQKLRERNIEVYYPLVKKKRQWSDRIRIIEELLFSSYCFINLEKHQRDQVFGITGIVR
- a CDS encoding O-antigen ligase family protein; translation: MYSQFLSMCGFLFLFRIGKDETRKIIYKTVIFLIVVTVIFMTGGRAGFLGLCGGIFLLTISSKAKFRIFIFTVCVFSYLVINNFPQAFVIFNRSEAIDDSFNIRSRIWSEAYQTFELNPIWGVGVGQYENYNLLNYNYLYNIVNDKFVYYGTESGYLKILAECGILGFIIIFIIILLPIIKSVKFYIRKKVNYNIMFLIAGIIAWMIAFITSNTLDDKRIVVLLSTMLCLLILAEKLANNKYVHKNRITHI
- a CDS encoding oligosaccharide flippase family protein, with protein sequence MFTKIELPISSISRNLIVKNSFWGIFAQVSQSILLSIFFVITAKKYSTYDFSNYIIVTVMCQLIIAFSQLGLGHWFIREISTTIDKEDLMSKFFKIQLVLGVVFYFVNIIIIYALYDNREIHILAIIFGLNIIFDNMINAIKGLNIAMFDQKRTFIILTIESILKFIIACLLFIYPFSILILTIAMIIVRFISLNLFLTFGSSNILNIRKIYKYKININDLKILIFANWPFIIVGASSVLNWRISTIIISKFLSPIDIANYEISYKLFAIAQILPIIVSSSIFPILIKLFNQGEINNFKSFYRTVQIGYFLFGLLSYSFVYSFANYILHIAFGQMYINATIYSQQMFLTMLLFPTVFLQANMLIAMKLEKLDMWINVITLLINVIFCILGLHYVKSLTVINFAIFISFLVFHILQDVSLFRKKISELKNIIEFYGLSLLTVIFYIFSSKLINPLLCFFLYWLIILGYFIIIPKKNKTMFFTLK
- a CDS encoding glycosyltransferase; translated protein: MPSYAQGLSMAVLDSFSFGLPVITTPVGGIPDMLTNSVNALIFEAGDVGALSKCLERCMNDSHFRHSLSDSFINWLRLFLT